The DNA segment TAAAATAAAATAAAAAAAGTAAAATTCCAAACTTAAATCATGTTTGGAACTCTAAGTGAAGTAGGCAATGGCTTGATCTTAGCCGGAGTACCGATAGCCAAGTAATAAGGAGGAACGCTACGAGTTACAACAGCTCCTGCAGCTACAATAGCTCCTTCACCAACTTCAATGTTTGAAAGGAATGTTGTATTTCCACCAACGGAACATCCTTTTCTAAGCTGCGGACCTTTCAAGTCATATTCAACTCTGACAGGATATCTGTCATTGGTAAAGCAGGCACAAGGGCCAATGAAGACATTATCCTCTATTATACTGTTTCTTGGAATGTACACATTGGATTGGATGCTTACATTGTTTCCAATCTCACATCCACCTTCAATGACAGTGTTAGTGCCTATCAATACATCATTTCCGATTTTAGTATGATCTCTTACAACAACATTATGTCCAGTTTTAAAGTCGTCCCCAATGATCACATCATTGTAAATGACAGTATTTGATCTTAGCAAGATGTTTTTGCCTAATACAGGCTCCTTACTAAATCTTTTATAATTAACTCCTAATTTGATTCCTTCCCTGATTAATCTAGGGTCTTTAGAGTCATTACCGTTTCCACGTAAATTTAAAAAACTAGGCATAATATCACCTCTTTTTGAAAAGTTAAATGAACTTAAAATTCTTACAATCTATATATTCAAATTATAGTATGTTTAATAAAGTATATAAAATATATTGATTTAGATGAAAATTTTTTTAAAATATTATAAATTATATTAAAATGAAACTTTTTAAGGATATTATAGATTCAATTCCCTTAATTTCCTATCCAATTCCTCTTCAGTGAGTTCATCTTCCTCTTCGATTTCCATCTCTTCATCCAGTATTTCATCTTCACCGGACATGATCTGTTGAGCACGGATGTTCTCCTCTTCAAGGTACTTTTCCTTATTCTCTTCCCAATCGGCCTTGATTTCTGCAATCAAATCATCATCAGCCTCAATTATCGGGCCGGTATAAGAGCAATCCTTACATTCCCATTTTGACCAGACCTGAGGAATTATCCAATCGACATTGCTTGAACCGCAACGAGGACATACATTTCTTTTCATCATATCACCAAAATATTTTTTAATTATTTTCTTTAATCATAATTTTTTTTAATCAGAAAAAGTTTTTCCTTATAAATCTATTTAATCAGTCTTATAGAAACTCCAAATCAAGTCCAATGCCTCACCAGGTTCCAATACACCTGAACGGGTTTCCCTTAAAATTCTCTGAATTGAGTACTTTTTCATATGAGGAAACTTCTTATGAACTTCATACAACAAAGGACATCCGAATCCTTTAAACTTGCTTAAATTATAATGGCTAGTCAATGATTTGTTCTCTAATTTTGATACGGATAATGCAGCAGGTAAGTTGAGTCTAATAATCTTATTTTTTTCAATCTCCTTATCTACATTACTTATCTCATTTTCATTGTTTTCATCAATATTCTGGAAATCATTATCCAAATCTATAAATTGTTCGGTTATGCATTGACTTCCAGTAGCCAACATATCACCAAAGATTACAATAGGAACATCATTTTCTATAGCATACTTATATACAGTCTCTTCAATGATTTTCGAACATCTGCCGCAAGGGTGGAATCTGCCAGTGAATGACTCTTCAACCAATTCTGTATAATCCACTTCAATATACTCATGGGGAACATCCAAATCGCTTACCAATTTGTCAATATTATATCTGAATTGGTTTGGCAGGACAATTGTTCCAGGGTCTACTGTAATTGCTATCGGATTGAATCCCAATCTCTTTGCCAAGATAAGTGAAAAGCTGCTGTCTGTTCCACCGGACAATGCCACAATGGCCACTGGCCTTTCTGATTCAAAGTAATCATATGGGCTTTCATCCAAATCCTTGAAGTATTTATGGAAATTGAAGGAATACAAATTGTCCAATTTTATCTTTAAAATATCTATTAGATTATTCAATGCTAAAAAGGAGCCATAATTCAATTTATCCTCAACATCAATCTCATTGAAATTCTCCTTTACGAATGAATTAAGCTTATTCAATGAAAGCTCCATCCTATATTCCTTTTGGAGGAAATCGCTGTAACTTTCAACATGAATGCTATTTATTTCTAGCTCTTCTCTAAGCCTTCCAACAACCCATCCTCCCTTTCCGATGATTGCTGATTTGTCCGGACGGTCATTGGTGATTATCCACATCTCATTATCTTCCTTATCAAAAAGAACATCCTTAATGTCTATATTAACCTTTTCATGACCTATTTCTTCTCTGATTCGATTAATATGATTTAGAAGAGCTGTCTTATCATAAACCATTCTAACACCAATAATAAGTTAAATAAATAGATTATTTTAATAATTAATCTTGCTTGATTTTAACAATAGTTATAAAAATATTTAAAAAAATAAAATGAATAAAATGAAAAACAATCAGATTCCCTGTTTTTCAAATTCATTGTCTAAAAATATGTTCATATTGTCAATTGCCAATTGAACCATCTCAGGTGAAGGTCCTCCAGGAACGTTTCTGATCTTAACGTTTTCAATCGGATTCAATGCATTGTGAATCAATTCATCATCAAGATCTAATTTTTCAAATCCAAGCTCTTCTGCCACATTGTCCACATATGCACCATCTATTTCACTTGGATTTAGTCCTTCTGCAACAGCTTCATTCACTATTCTGCCTACAATCTTATGGGCTGTCCTGAATGGTATCTTTCTTTCCCTTACCATGATGTCAGCCAAATCGGTAGCTGTAGCGAAGTTAGCACCTGCAAGCTCCAGACATCTTTCAGTGTTGAAGGTTACTGTTAGGAGCATATGATTTACTATTTTTAAGGTATCATAGGCCACATCACAAGCATTCCATAAGTGAGGGGTGATCTCCTGTAAGTCTCTGTTGTAGGTGTATGGAATGGCTTTCAATATTGTTAGGATAGTAATAAGTTCACCATTCACAATTGCACATTTGGACCTTGCAACCTCTGCAACATCTGGATTCTTCTTTTGAGGCATGATAGATGAGGTTGATGAGTATTCGTCAGCCATTGAGACTATTCCGAACTCATAAGTGCTCCAGAGAACCAGTTCCTCACATATCTTTGACAAGGTTGTGCAAAGCGCACTGAGGTCAAATACAGTCTCTGCAATGTGGTCTCTTGAAGATACACCATCCATGGAGTTTTCAAGATAATCGTCAAATCCTAAAAGTTGAGTTGTGAGCTCCCTGTCAATTGGAAAACTTGTAGTTGCCATTGCAGCTGAACCTAACGGGTTTAGATTGACTCTCTTATAGGTATCGTCCAATCTTTGGTAATCCCTTTTCAAGGCTTGTGCATGTGCCATCAGGTGATGGGCCAATGTTACAGGTTGGGCATGCTGCAAGTGAGTGTAACCGATCATGACAGTTTCCTTATGTTCCCTTGCAAGTTCAAGGATTCCTTCAATGAATTCAAGGATTGCTATTTGGATTTCTGTGATTCTGTCTCTGAGCAGCAATCTAATGTCAGTAGCCACCTGATCGTTTCTGCTCTTTGCAGTGTGCATGAATCCCGCTTCAGGACCAACAAGCTTGGTCACATAGTTTTCTACAGCCATATGGACGTCTTCAACTGAATGGTCGAATTCAAGTGCGTCAAAGCCTTCACCCTCAAGCTTGTCCAATGCATCAAGAATCTTATCTGCTATTTCCCCATCAATGATCCCTTGAGCCTTAAGCATTGAGGTATGAGCGTAATTGCATTGAATGTCTGCATCAAAGATAAATCTGTCGAATTCCAATGAAGAGGTGTATACTGCAGCTTCATCGGTCATTTCCTTTTCAAGTCTTCCAGTTCTAATTTTCAATGATATCAACTCGAATAAATTTTAATAAGTAATCTAATAATTTTTAAAACAATTCATTTAATTAGTTATATATTATTAAATTTTATTCTTAATAATTTATATAAATATCTAAAAAATAGAAAAATTTGTTAAAGAAATAGGTAAAAATTAGTAAAAAATAGTTTAAAATAAAGTTAAAGTAAAAATAAATAAAAAAAGAGAAAATTAAAGAATAAATCTATTCTTTAGCTTTCATTTCAGTGTATCCGCATTTACCACAAGCGAATCTGTCACCGTGGTCAGCCATGAATACACCTTCACCGCAACGAGGGCAGAAAGGATTTTTCCTTACGATCTTGTCTCCTTCTACAGTATATAAATCTTTTTTATCAGGCATATCAATCTCCTCCTAAGTCATTCCATCTATTCTTCCGCTTCATCTTCTTCTTCAGCAGGAGGTTCTGGTTCTTTGTTCTTTTCAATGACACTTGCTTTTTCCACATCTAATAAAGATGATTCTCTGCCATATACCTTAGCATAACCTTCAGCTTTAGGTTCACCGTATTTTGGTTGGATGTTGTCTACAACAATGCATTCCTTTTTGGTGTCAAGTAAAGCGACTAATTTGCTTTTGACATCTAAAAGTGCAGGAGTTGGTTCTCCTTCGTATGAAACATAAAATTTAACTTCAGTTCTATCGAATAAAACGTTTTCTTTCTTTTCAAAAATTTCAATTTCCATTATAAAACCTCTTTTTCGGTTTTGAATTTAATTTAATTAAACAAAATTTAATATGAATTGCAAAACTATCTTACTTAAACTATTTTTATGAAATAAGTCATAAGTTTAGTAGCTTTGTCCTTTCCTTCAGAAACATTCACAAAGACCACTCCCTCATTAGGCTGGCCATATAATATGACAGCATCTTCAGGCGCAATCAATAGGCATGGAAGAACTGCAAGATCCTCTTCCCCCTTAACTACAATGATACGATTTTCACTATCTTCTAAAGTCAAGGAAATAGCTTGCTCTATGGTTTCCCATAGATTTTCAGTAATTGTACCTGCAGGATTGTCTGCATTCAGAATGTTTTCTGTACGAATGATATCATAATCATGATCTTTACGTTGAATACGATTGTCTATGATTCCCAAATCAGGAACCAAATCGTTATCAAGAAGATTTTTAGTTGTCTGATCACCAACAGAGATTAAGAAATCAGCTTCTTTAATCATAGGAATTGCATCTTCAAAATCAGCATACAATTCACCTAATGGCTTTTTGAATTCACCAATTAAATCTTCATTTAATTTAAACAAGTTTTAACCTCTGTCAATAAATCTCAAATAATAATATTTTAATTAAATATTCTAATAAAAATTAGTAAAATATATAGTAAAATAATTATTATACTTTATTATTTATCTAATTCAAGATATATAAAGTTTGGCATAGAATTAGTTTAAAAAAAGAATAAATTGATTAATAAAATGAAAAAATAAGAAAAAATAGATAAAATAGAAAAAAATAGAAAAGTGAGAAATAATTCTATCTTACTCTTAATGCGTACTCGCCAGCTTTGGTGATTCCCAATTCACGAGCCACATCAGACTCTTCAGGATTGGTCACAATCAAAAGCCCGCTCCAATTGGAGGAAGTAGGGTTTTTGCATTCAGGGCATTGTTCCTTTTCAGTGAGCAAACTGCAGTGTGTACAAGCTTTCAATACCATTATTCTTCCACCTTAGCCATGGCTTTTTCTGCTGCCTTGTTCTTTTCCGCACGGATCCATTCGAATTTACCTAAGTTAGGCTGTCTCATTGTAAGGCCGATTTTGGATTCCTTAATGGATTTGCCCTTAAGACTTAAGGTAACTATTCTTGCTCTGATCCTGTCTCCTTCAGTCAAGACCTTTTTGGATTCGTTTCCTAAAAGGGATGCATTCTTAGGATCGTAATTAATGTAGTCATCAGTCACTTGGGACACATGGACAAGACCTTCCATAGGTCCGATTCTTACAAATGCACCGAATTCGGTAATGTCAGTCACTTCACCTTCAACAATTTCCTGCTGTTCAGGCTTGAAGAAAACCGCATTGAATACGACATTGTGATAAGCAGCGCCATCTCCCATAATGAGCACTCCTTCACCGATTTCCTCAATGCTGAAAGCACCGATCATCAAACCTAAGTTCTTGTCAAGCTGACCGATGTACTCTTCATTTAAAGTTTCAATAGCTACATCTTCAAGAGGTTCGTCAAATCTGTAAGGTGGAATTCTTACAGTTCCCTCAATAGTTGTCATGTAATACAAAATAATCCCTCGTTTTTAAGTGAAATTTAAATTTTAAATAATTTGTAATAAATCTAATTTTTAAATGCTTTTAATAATTTTTTTTAGTAAATATGAATATCAATTAAGAATATAATAATAAAACTATTTAAAGTTAATTAAAATACAATTAACAATAAACCAAGCGTTAAGCCAGATAACCTTCAACCGCCAGATATTTCCTTTGCCTTAGGATGACCACTGGGATTCCTTCCTTTTTGGCCTTCTTTCTTAAGTTGGCATCATTTGTCGCCAATACATTGGACACTCTAATCAATGCGTCATCCACTGATTCACCATCTTCTAAAGGAATGTTCCTAATTTCAATATCATCGGACTGTGCGATTCTCAAGCCTAATCCTGCAGCCATCCTGACCTTGCCTTTGCTGTTATTCTTAAGCCCTTTTAGCTCATTGATGACAAAATCAGTTGTTACCAACTTATAATTAGGCAGAATCCTTTTGAATTCCTCAAGAATATCCACATTGAATTGAAAAGGAATCATGAAAAAGTTAGTATCAATGAATACCTCTCTTTTATCTCCAGATTCCATGTTATCACGTTAACAATAATTAATAGAACCAATCTTGGAAAAGTCCAATAATCAAAGTTTTGAAATCATTGGATAATACCAAATCCAATCAATCTCCAACGTGCACCTACCCTACGGGATAAAGCGACTCTGTCTCCCTTATCTGCACATACAGGCAATTTCAAGGCGACACTTACGTTTTTCTTAACCTTGGTAACGACACCAATGGTGGTGGTTGTACCACAGTTAATCATTAAAGGCTCTTTGATTTTAATCGGATCCACTTTTCTTTCATCCTTAGTTCCTACAACACGGTCCAAAAGCTCGGTTTTCATGTCAAAGCTATGCAATACTTCAGGCAAAGTGCCTTCAGCACCAGCGACGGAACCGGATAATGAATCTGCCTTGGTGAGTGCAGGGTCCAATTTGGTAGCAACACCGATAAGTCCTCCAGGACCTACCTCTTCAACAGCCTCTCCGCCAGCTTCAAGG comes from the Methanobrevibacter sp. genome and includes:
- a CDS encoding acyltransferase, encoding MPSFLNLRGNGNDSKDPRLIREGIKLGVNYKRFSKEPVLGKNILLRSNTVIYNDVIIGDDFKTGHNVVVRDHTKIGNDVLIGTNTVIEGGCEIGNNVSIQSNVYIPRNSIIEDNVFIGPCACFTNDRYPVRVEYDLKGPQLRKGCSVGGNTTFLSNIEVGEGAIVAAGAVVTRSVPPYYLAIGTPAKIKPLPTSLRVPNMI
- a CDS encoding ATPase, producing MVYDKTALLNHINRIREEIGHEKVNIDIKDVLFDKEDNEMWIITNDRPDKSAIIGKGGWVVGRLREELEINSIHVESYSDFLQKEYRMELSLNKLNSFVKENFNEIDVEDKLNYGSFLALNNLIDILKIKLDNLYSFNFHKYFKDLDESPYDYFESERPVAIVALSGGTDSSFSLILAKRLGFNPIAITVDPGTIVLPNQFRYNIDKLVSDLDVPHEYIEVDYTELVEESFTGRFHPCGRCSKIIEETVYKYAIENDVPIVIFGDMLATGSQCITEQFIDLDNDFQNIDENNENEISNVDKEIEKNKIIRLNLPAALSVSKLENKSLTSHYNLSKFKGFGCPLLYEVHKKFPHMKKYSIQRILRETRSGVLEPGEALDLIWSFYKTD
- the argH gene encoding argininosuccinate lyase, which codes for MKIRTGRLEKEMTDEAAVYTSSLEFDRFIFDADIQCNYAHTSMLKAQGIIDGEIADKILDALDKLEGEGFDALEFDHSVEDVHMAVENYVTKLVGPEAGFMHTAKSRNDQVATDIRLLLRDRITEIQIAILEFIEGILELAREHKETVMIGYTHLQHAQPVTLAHHLMAHAQALKRDYQRLDDTYKRVNLNPLGSAAMATTSFPIDRELTTQLLGFDDYLENSMDGVSSRDHIAETVFDLSALCTTLSKICEELVLWSTYEFGIVSMADEYSSTSSIMPQKKNPDVAEVARSKCAIVNGELITILTILKAIPYTYNRDLQEITPHLWNACDVAYDTLKIVNHMLLTVTFNTERCLELAGANFATATDLADIMVRERKIPFRTAHKIVGRIVNEAVAEGLNPSEIDGAYVDNVAEELGFEKLDLDDELIHNALNPIENVKIRNVPGGPSPEMVQLAIDNMNIFLDNEFEKQGI
- a CDS encoding 30S ribosomal protein S27ae: MPDKKDLYTVEGDKIVRKNPFCPRCGEGVFMADHGDRFACGKCGYTEMKAKE
- a CDS encoding 30S ribosomal protein S24e — encoded protein: MEIEIFEKKENVLFDRTEVKFYVSYEGEPTPALLDVKSKLVALLDTKKECIVVDNIQPKYGEPKAEGYAKVYGRESSLLDVEKASVIEKNKEPEPPAEEEDEAEE
- a CDS encoding DUF359 domain-containing protein, producing MFKLNEDLIGEFKKPLGELYADFEDAIPMIKEADFLISVGDQTTKNLLDNDLVPDLGIIDNRIQRKDHDYDIIRTENILNADNPAGTITENLWETIEQAISLTLEDSENRIIVVKGEEDLAVLPCLLIAPEDAVILYGQPNEGVVFVNVSEGKDKATKLMTYFIKIV
- the spt4 gene encoding transcription elongation factor subunit Spt4, producing the protein MKACTHCSLLTEKEQCPECKNPTSSNWSGLLIVTNPEESDVARELGITKAGEYALRVR
- a CDS encoding DNA-directed RNA polymerase, producing the protein MTTIEGTVRIPPYRFDEPLEDVAIETLNEEYIGQLDKNLGLMIGAFSIEEIGEGVLIMGDGAAYHNVVFNAVFFKPEQQEIVEGEVTDITEFGAFVRIGPMEGLVHVSQVTDDYINYDPKNASLLGNESKKVLTEGDRIRARIVTLSLKGKSIKESKIGLTMRQPNLGKFEWIRAEKNKAAEKAMAKVEE
- a CDS encoding PIN domain-containing protein produces the protein MESGDKREVFIDTNFFMIPFQFNVDILEEFKRILPNYKLVTTDFVINELKGLKNNSKGKVRMAAGLGLRIAQSDDIEIRNIPLEDGESVDDALIRVSNVLATNDANLRKKAKKEGIPVVILRQRKYLAVEGYLA